The sequence GATCGCGCGGAGTACGCCCAATGGCTGGGGGAGGAGGAAGCCGTATGAGCAAAGCCGTACTGGTGCTCGACGACGGACGGATCTTCACCGGCACGTCGTTCGGCGCCGTCGGAGAGACGCTGGGCGAAGCGGTGTTCTCCACCGGTATGTCGGGCTACCAGGAAACGCTCACCGACCCCAGCTATCACCGCCAGATCGTGATCGCCACCGCCCCGCAGATCGGCAACACCGGCTGGAACCACGAGGATGCCGAGAGCCGCGGTGACAAGATCTGGGTCGCCGGCTATGCCGTGCGCGACCCTTCGCCGCGGGCCTCCAACTGGCGGGCGACGGGAACCCTCGAAGACGAACTCGTCCGGCAGGGCGTCGTCGGAATCGCCGGTATCGACACCCGCGCCGTGGTGCGCCACCTACGCAACTTCGGTTCGATGAAGGCCGGAATCTTCTCCGGTGCCGCGCTCGCCGAACCCGACGAGCTGCTGAAACGGGTCAGGGACCAGGCCTCGATGCTGGGCGCCGATCTGGCAGGCCAGGTCAGCACCGACGGCAGCTACGTCGTCGAACCCGATGCGGAACCACGGTTCACCGTCGCCGCGATCGACCTCGGCATCAAGACCAACACGCCCCGAAACTTCGCGCGACGAGGCATCCGCAGCCACGTCCTGCCGTCGTCGGCGACCTTCGACCAGGTCGCCGAACTCGAGCCCGACGGCGTATTCCTGTCCAACGGGCCGGGTGACCCGGCCACCGCCGACCACATCGTCGGCGTCACCCGGGAGGTGCTCGGCGCCGGAATCCCGCTGTTCGGCATCTGCTTCGGCAACCAGATCCTCGGCCGCGCTCTCGGCCGATCGACGTACAAGATGGTGTTCGGCCACCGCGGCATCAACGTGCCCGTCATCGACCACATCACGAGGCGGGTCGCGGTCACCGCGCAGAACCACGGGTTCGCGTTGGAAGGCGAAGCAGGCGAGCGGTTCGACACCCCGTTCGGTCCGGCGGAGGTCAGTCACACCTGCGCCAACGACGGCGTGGTCGAAGGCATCAGACTCGTTGACGGGCGCGCCTTCTCGGTGCAATACCACCCGGAGGCGGCGGCCGGCCCACACGATGCCAACTACCTCTTCGACCAGTTCGTCGACCTGATGTCGGAGGGACGCTAGATGCCGAGGCGAACCGATCTGAACCACGTCCTGGTCATCGGCTCCGGGCCGATTCTCATCGGGCAGGCCGCGGAATTCGACTACTCCGGCACACAGGCCTGCCGGGTGCTGCGCGCCGAGGGGCTCCAGGTAACCCTCATCAACTCCAACCCCGCGACGATCATGACCGATCCCGAATACGCCGACAACACCTACATCGAGCCGATCACCCCGGCGTTCGTCGAACGGGTCATCGCGCAGCAGGCCGAGCGAGGCAACAAGATCGACGCCCTGCTGGCAACGCTGGGCGGGCAGACCGCGCTCAACACCGCTGTGGCTCTCTACGACAACGGCGTGCTCGACCGGTACAACGTCGAGATGATCGGCGCCGACTTCGAGGCGATCCAACGTGGCGAGGACAGGCAGCGGTTCAAGGACATCGTGGCCAAGGTCGGAGGTGAATCCGCCCGCTCCCGTGTCTGTTTCACCATGGAGGAAGTCCGCGAGACCGTTGGTGAACTCGGCCTGCCGGTCGTGGTGCGGCCGTCCTTCACGATGGGCGGCCTCGGCTCGGGCATGGCGTACTCCGCCGAAGACGTCGACCGGATGGCCGGCGACGGCCTCGCCGCCTCGCCGAGTGCCAACGTGCTGATCGAGGAATCCATCTACGGGTGGAAGGAGTTCGAGCTCGAACTCATGCGTGACCATCACGACAACGTGGTGGTGGTCTGCTCGATCGAGAACTTCGACCCGATGGGCGTGCACACCGGCGACTCGGTCACCGTCGCGCCTGCGATGACCCTGACCGACCGCGAATATCAGCGGATGCGTGACCTCGGCATCGCGATCCTGCGCGAGGTCGGCGTCGACACCGGCGGCTGCAACATCCAGTTCGCGATCAACCCCGAAGACGGCAGGCTGATCGTCATCGAGATGAACCCGCGCGTATCGCGGTCCTCGGCGTTGGCCTCCAAGGCAACGGGCTTCCCGATCGCCAAGATTGCCGCGAAGCTGGCGATCGGCTACACGCTCGACGAGATCCTCAACGACATCACCAAGGAAACGCCCGCCTGCTTCGAGCCGACGCTCGACTACGTCGTCGTCAAAGCGCCGAGGTTCGCGTTCGAGAAGTTCCCCGGCGCCGATCCAACGCTGACCACCACGATGAAATCCGTCGGCGAGGCGATGTCGTTGGGCCGCAACTTCATCGAAGCGCTCGGCAAGGTGATGCGCTCGCTGGAGACCGGCCGCGCGGGCTTCTGGACCGGCGCCGATCCCGAGGGGAGCGTCGAAGAGGTGCTCGAGCGGCTGAAGACGCCGACCGACGGCAGGGTCTACGACATCGAGTTGGCGCTGCGACTGGGCGCGTCCGTCGACGAGGTCGCGGCGGCCTCCGGCGTGGACCCGTGGTTCGTCGAGCAGATCAACGGCCTGGTGGCGTTGCGCATCGAACTGCTCGACGCACCCGTGCTCGACGAAGAGCTGTTGAGGAAAAGCAAGCACAGCGGGCTGTCGGACCGGCAGATCGCCGCGCTGCGGCCCGAGCTTGCCGGCGAGGTCGGCGTGCGTGCGCTGCGCCAACGCCTCGGCATCCACCCCGTCTACAAGACCGTCGACACGTGCGCGGCCGAGTTCGAGGCGAAGACGCCGTACCACTACAGCAGCTATGAACTGGACCCCGCCGCCGAAACCGAGGTCGCGCCGCAGACCGAGAAACCCAAGGTGCTGATCCTGGGATCCGGCCCGAACCGCATCGGTCAGGGCATCGAGTTCGACTACAGCTGCGTGCACGCCGCGACCACGCTGTCGGACGCCGGATTCGAGACCGTGATGATCAACTGCAACCCCGAGACGGTATCCACCGACTACGACACCGCCGACCGGCTGTACTTCGAACCGCTGACCTTCGAAGACGTCCTCGAGATCTACTACGCCGAATCAGCCTCCGGCGCAGGCGGTCCCGGCGTCGTCGGCGCCATCGTGCAACTCGGTGGCCAGACCCCGCTCGGGCTGGCCGAGCGGTTGGAGAAGGCGGGCGTCCCGATCGTCGGCACCAGTCCGAAGGCCATCGATCTTGCAGAGGACCGCGGTGCGTTCGGCGAGGTGCTCAACACCGCCGGGCTGCCCGCCCCCCGGTTCGGCACCGCCACCAGCTTCGAGCAGGCTCGCCGCATCGCCGCCGACATCGGTTATCCCGTGCTGGTGCGACCGTCCTACGTGCTCGGCGGGCGCGGCATGGAGATCGTCTACGACGAGGACACCCTCGAGGGCTACATCACCCGCGCCACCGAACTCTCACCCGAGCACCCCGTCCTTGTCGACCGCTTCCTCGAGGACGCCATCGAGATCGACGTCGACGCCCTCTGCGACGGCTCCGACGTGTACATCGGCGGGATCATGGAGCACATCGAAGAGGCCGGCATCCACTCCGGCGACTCGGCGTGCGCACTGCCGCCGGTGACGTTGGGCCGCAGCGATATCGAGTCGGTTCGCAAGGCCACCGAGGCGATCGCCCACGGCATCGGCGTCGTCGGACTGCTCAACGTGCAATACGCCCTGAAGGACGACGTTCTCTATGTCCTCGAGGCCAATCCGCGCGCCAGCCGCACCGTGCCGTTCGTGTCCAAGGCGACCGCGATACCGCTGGCCAAAGCGTGCGCGCGGATCATGTTGGGCGCGACCATCGCCGAGCTTCGCGACGAAGGCGTGCTGGCGGCGACGGGGGACGGGGCGACGACGCCGCGCAACGCTCCGGTTGCGGTGAAGGAGGCCGTGCTCCCGTTCCACCGCTTCCGCAAGGCCGACGGCTCCAACATCGACTCGCTGCTCGGCCCGGAGATGAAGTCGACGGGCGAAGTCATGGGCATCGACAACAACTTCGGCAGCGCCTTCGCCAAGAGCCAGACCGCCGCATACGGGTCGCTTCCGGCGCAGGGCACGGTGTTCGTCTCGGTCGCCAACCGCGACAAGCGATCGCTGGTGTTCCCCGTGAAGCGGCTGGCCGACCTCGGGTTCCGGGTGCTTGCCACCGGGGGGACCGCAGAGATGCTGCGGCGCAACGGCATTCCATGCGACGAGGTGCGTAAGCATTTCGAACCGCCCGGTGAGGGCAGGCCCGCCGTGTCTGCGGTGGACGCCATCAAGGCAGGCGACGTCGACATGGTGATCAACACCCCCTACGGCAACTCCGGTCCGCGTATCGACGGCTATGAGATCCGGTCGGCGGCGGTAGCGATGAACATCCCGTGCGTGACGACGGTGCAGGGCGCGTCGGCGGCGGTGCAGGGCATCGAGGCCGGGATACGCGACGACATCGGCGTGATGTCGCTGCAAGAGCTGCACAGCGCGCTGGGGCCGGCTTGACCATTTCGGCTTCGGCGTTCGGTCGGCGACTCGCCGATGCGATATCGGAGCGCGGTCCGCTGTGCCCGGGCATCGATCCACACCCCGAGTTGCTGACATCGTGGGGCCTGACGACCGATGCCGACGGACTGCGCGAGTTCTGCGACATCTGCGTCGAGGTGTTCGCCGACTTCGCGGTGGTCAAACCGCAGGTGGCGTTCTTCGAGGCGTACGGCGCCGCGGGCTACGCGGCGCTCGAGGACGTCATCGCGGCGCTGCGCACCGCCGGTGTCCTGGTTCTCGCCGACGCCAAACGCGGCGACATCGGCTCCACGATGGCCGCTTACGCCGCCGCCTGGAGCGGCGAATCCCCGCTCGCCGCCGACGCCGTCACGGCCTCGCCCTACCTCGGATTCGGCTCGCTGCAACCGCTTTTGGACCTTGCGGCGGCGCGCGGCCGTGGCGTGTTCGTCCTCGCCGCCACCTCCAATCCCGAGGGCGCGAGCGTCCAGGGAGCACTCACCGGCGACCGGACGGTGGCGCAGTCGATCGTCGACGACGCCGCCGCCCTCAACGCCGAGGGGGCCGAACTCGGCTCGGTCGGAGTCGTCGTCGGCGCCACCCTGTCGTCGCCTCCCGACGTGAGCGCGCTGAACGGCCCCGTGCTGGTCCCCGGCGTCGGTGCGCAGGGGGGCCGACCGGAGAAGCTACGCGGCTTCGCAGGCGCACGGCCCGGTCAGCTGCTGCCCGCGGTGTCGCGGGAGATTCTGCGTGCAGGTCCCGACGCGACAGCGCTGCGCGAGGCGGCCGAGAGACTTCGAGATGCAGTGGCTTACCTGGCCTGAGCGCCTATGACGTGCCGCCCGCGGAGCGGGGGCGAGTTACGGACACACCAGGACAGCTATGCCGAGAAGCGGCCTACTACACAACGTCGTTGGCCGCTTGCGCGGGCATCAGCACATCGACGCAATCCCGCCACGACACGCCCGAAACGCGGTGACCAGGCAAAATTTTCTTTTTTTGAAGGTTCACAGACGCGCCGAGCCACGGGATTCCCCGCTTCGGGCGCCGTTCGTACGCCCGAAATGGCCCCAAAACCCCCGATGAACAGGCATTTCCAGGCAAATCCCGCCAATCACACTGTTCCCACGCGTTTCGGCGGCCGACGGAGACTGCGGCGAGCAAGCTGGGCTTTTGGCCAAGAAACCCGGGGGTGGGGTTCGCTTTCGTCAGGATGCGTGGGTACGGTCGTCGCTGCTGGCTGGTGTTGTGACCAGTCAAGATAAAAAAGTAATCGTGATGAGACGGAGGAACCCGTGGCCCTTCCCCAGTTGACCGACGAACAGCGCGCGGCAGCGTTGGAGAAGGCTGCTGCCGCACGTCGAGCACGTGCCGAACTCAAGGATCGGCTCAAGCGCGGCGGCACCAACCTCAAGCAGGTGCTGAAGGATGCCGAGACCGACGAGGTCTTGGGCAAGATGAAGGTTTCTGCGCTCCTGGAGGCGTTGCCCAAGGTCGGCAAGGTCAAGGCGCAGGAAATCATGACAGAGCTCGAGATCGCCCCCACCCGCCGTCTGCGCGGCCTGGGCGACCGTCAGCGGAAGGCGCTGCTGGAAAAGTTCGACTTCTCGTAAGGGAGGTCAGTGAGCGAAGGCGGAGGACCGGACACGCACAAGGCCCCGGTCGTAGTGTTGTCCGGTCCGTCTGCCGTCGGGAAGTCGACAGTCGTGCGTTGTCTGCGCGAACGCATACCCGAACTGCATTTCAGCGTTTCTGTGACCACAAGGGCCCCGCGTCCCGGTGAGGTCGACGGCCTGGACTATTCGTTCATCTCGCCCGAGCGCTTCCAGCAGCTGATCGACGACGGCCAACTCCTCGAGTGGGCCGAGATTCACGGCGGGTTGCACCGGTCCGGAACACCCGCCGAACCGATTCGGACCGCAACATCGGCGGGTCATCCCGTGCTCATCGAAGTCGACCTGGCGGGCGCCCGCGCCGTCAAAAAGGCGATGCCAGAGGCGCTGACGGTCTTTCTCGCCCCGCCGAGCTGGGAGGCGCTCGAGAGCAGGTTGACCGGCAGGGGCACCGAGACGCCCGAGGTGATGAACCGCAGGCTGGCGACGGCTCGAGCCGAACTGGCCGCCCAACACGACTTCGACCGCATCGTCGTGAACAGTCAATTGGAGTCAGCCTGCGCTGAATTGGTATCCTTGCTGGTGGTCCCCAGATAGCGAAGCGCCGGATCCGGCCCGCAAGCTATTCGAGTTTTTCACTGAAACGCCAGGAGATTTTTTCGTGAGCACCCCGCACGCCGACACGCCGTTGGCCGCCGTCGAGAATATCGACTCGGCCCACAGCGGCTACGACACACCGTTGGGCATCACCAACCCGCCCATCGATGAGCTGCTGGACCGCGCGTCGAGCAAGTACGCGCTGGTGATCTACGCCGCCAAGCGCGCACGCCAGATCAACGACTACTACAACCAGCTCGGCGACGGGATCCTGGAATACGTCGGCCCCCTGGTCGAACCGGGTCTGCAGGAGAAGCCGCTGTCCATCGCGATGCGCGAGATCCACGAAGACCTGCTCGAGCACACCGAGGGTGGCCCCGAAGGCGGCGAGCGCTAGGCGCCCTCGAGGTGGACCGCAAGCGGATCATCGTCGGCGTATCCGGAGGCATCGCCGCCTACAAGGCGTGCACGGTGGTCCGTCAGCTCACCGAGGCCGGCCACGTCGTCCGGGTCGTTCCGACCGAATCCGCACTGCGCTTCGTCGGCGCGGCGACCTTCGAGGCGCTGTCCGGCAATCCTGTTCACACCGGCGTCTGGGATGACGTTCACGAGGTGCCGCATGTCCGGATCGGGCAGGAGGCCGACCTGGTCGTCGTCGCCCCCGCTACCGCGGATCTGCTCGCCAGGGCAGTCGCAGGCCGCGCCGACGACCTGCTGACCGCGACCCTTCTGACCGCGCGGTGTCCGGTGCTGTACGCACCCGCAATGCACACCGAGATGTGGTTTCATCCCGCAACCGTCGACAACGTGGCCACGCTGCGCAGCCGCGGCGCGGTCGTGCTCGAACCGGCCCGCGGGCGGCTCACGGGGGCCGACAGCGGCGCGGGACGCCTTCCCGAGGCCGAGGAGATCACCACACTGGCCCAGCTGCTCATCGAACGCGGTGACGCGCTGCCTTACGACCTCGCGGGGGTCAAGGTTCTGGTGTCGGCCGGCGGTACCCGCGAACCCCTCGATCCGGTGCGGTTCATCGGCAACCGGTCGTCGGGCAAGCAGGGCTACGCAATGGCCCGCGTGGCCGCACAGCGCGGCGCCGACGTCACGCTGATCGCCGGCAACACCGCGGGGCTCATCGATCCCGCCGGCGTCGAGGTGGTCCACATCGGGTCGGCCGCTCAGCTCAAGGACGCGGTGTCCAAGCACGCGCCCGATGCGCACGTGCTCGTGATGGCCGCGGCGGTCGCCGACTTCCGGCCCGCGCACTTCGAGACCAACAAGATCAAGAAGGGCGCCTCCGAACCCACCGCGATCGAGCTCGCGCGCACCGATGACGTGCTGGCGGGTGCGGTGCGGGCACGCACCGACGGTCAGCTGCCCAATATGCGTGCGATCGTCGGGTTCGCCGCCGAGACCGGCGACGCGAACGGCGACGTGCTGTTCCACGCCCGCGCCAAGCTGGCCCGCAAGGGTTGCGATCTGCTCGTCGTCAATGCCGTCGGCGAGAACCGCGCATTCGAGGTGGACAGCAACCAAGGCTGGCTGCTGGCGGCCGACGGAACCGAGGCCGCGCTGGAGCACGGTTCGAAAACTCTGATGGCCAGCCGTATCGTGGACGCGATTGCGGCTTTCCTGCACAACGGCGGCGGGTGACCCGACGCACACAACTGCATGCGCGTAAGGGTTGCGCGCGGCCGGGGCACACGCTTGGGTGCGACAGGGCGCACATATAATTTGATGTACTAACTTTCTATAGAGCTGCAGCGAGAGGAATGACACCGTGAGCGAAGGTCGGCTGTTCACCAGTGAGTCGGTGACGGAAGGACACCCCGACAAGATCTGCGACGCGATCAGCGACTCGGTGCTCGATGCGCTGCTGGCAGACGACCCGAAGTCGCGGGTCGCAGTCGAAACCCTGGTCACCACCGGGCAGGTGCACGTCGTCGGCGAGGTGACGACCTTGGCCAAGGAGGCGTTCGCCGACATCACCAACACGGTGCGCAAGCGCATCCTCGACATCGGCTACGACTCGTCGGACAAGGGCTTCGACGGCACCACGTGCGGCGTGAACATCGGTATCGGTGCGCAGTCGCCGGACATCGCGCAGGGCGTCGACACCGCCCACGAGACTCGCGTCGAGGGTGCGGGCGACCCGCTGGACCTGCAGGGCGCGGGCGACCAGGGGCTGATGTTCGGCTACGCGATCAAGGACACGCCCGAACTGATGCCGCTGCCGATCGCGCTGGCGCACCGGCTCTCGCGCAGGCTCACCGAGGTTCGCAAGAGCGGTGTGCTCGACTACCTGCGCCCCGACGGCAAGACCCAGGTCACGGTGCAGTACGAGGGCACCACTCCGGTGCGGCTGGACACGGTCGTGCTGTCCACCCAGCACGCGGACGGAATCGACCTCGAGGCGACGCTGGCCCCGGACATCCGCGAGAAGGTCGTCAACACCGTCCTCGGCGACCTCGCACACGACACCATGGACACTTCCGATTACCGGCTGCTGGTCAACCCGACCGGAAAATTCGTGCTCGGCGGCCCGATGGGCGACGCCGGTCTGACCGGCCGCAAGATCATCGTCGACACCTACGGCGGCTGGGCCCGCCACGGTGGCGGGGCGTTCTCGGGCAAGGATCCCTCGAAGGTGGACCGTTCGGCCGCGTACGCAATGCGCTGGGTGGCAAAGAACGTGGTCGCAGCCGGTCTGGCCGAGCGGATCGAGGTCCAGGTGGCCTACGCGATCGGCAAAGCCGCCCCCGTCGGCCTGTTCGTCGAGACGTTCGGCACCGAGACCGTGGATCCCGACCGCATCGAGAAGGCCATCACCTCGGTGTTCGACCTGCGGCCCGGCGCGATCGTCCGCGACCTCGAACTGCTGCGCCCGATCTACGCGCAGACGGCGGCCTACGGCCACTTCGGCCGCACCGACGTCGAGCTGCCGTGGGAGCAGCTGAACAAGGTCGACGAGCTGAAGGCTTCTGTCTGACGACGATCAAGCGGCGAGGTACGAGCCGCGTTGAGGAGTCAGACGCGACAGACTCTGTCTAGCTACGCCGAGATCGACGAAATGGCGCGTTTCACTCCCACTTTTCCGCCCATGTGTCGGTTTGGGCGTCAAGCGCTGAACTCGTAATCGTCGAGCGGGAACCGGCGGCTGCGCCAGTAGGCGTGCATCGTGGTGGCCGGCCGCAGCGGCACGTCGCCGTTCTTGTCGAAGTAGTAGCTGTTGGCCAGCGAGCAGCTGTCCTGCCAGAAGATCTGGCGATGACGCTTGCGCATCATCTCGTCGAAGTAGCGGTCGTTGGCGTCCTGCTTCACTTCGACCCGGTCTGCGCCACGGCGCTGCGCGTGCTCGAGGCATCGGACGATGTGATGGCTCTGCGCCTCGATGAGCGCGAAGTACGACGAGCCGACGTAGCCGTATGGCCCGAAGACGGTGAAGAAGTTCGGGAAGCCCGGGATGCTCACACCTTCGTAGGCCTGCAACCGATTCTGCGTCCAGTACTCCGACAGTGTGCGGCCCGCAGGCCCGGCGACGGAGTAGGTCAGCACGCCGTCGGGGTCGAGGACCTTGAATCCCGTTGCGAGAATCAGCACGTCGACCTCGTGA is a genomic window of Mycobacterium sp. ITM-2016-00318 containing:
- the carA gene encoding glutamine-hydrolyzing carbamoyl-phosphate synthase small subunit — encoded protein: MSKAVLVLDDGRIFTGTSFGAVGETLGEAVFSTGMSGYQETLTDPSYHRQIVIATAPQIGNTGWNHEDAESRGDKIWVAGYAVRDPSPRASNWRATGTLEDELVRQGVVGIAGIDTRAVVRHLRNFGSMKAGIFSGAALAEPDELLKRVRDQASMLGADLAGQVSTDGSYVVEPDAEPRFTVAAIDLGIKTNTPRNFARRGIRSHVLPSSATFDQVAELEPDGVFLSNGPGDPATADHIVGVTREVLGAGIPLFGICFGNQILGRALGRSTYKMVFGHRGINVPVIDHITRRVAVTAQNHGFALEGEAGERFDTPFGPAEVSHTCANDGVVEGIRLVDGRAFSVQYHPEAAAGPHDANYLFDQFVDLMSEGR
- the carB gene encoding carbamoyl-phosphate synthase large subunit, coding for MPRRTDLNHVLVIGSGPILIGQAAEFDYSGTQACRVLRAEGLQVTLINSNPATIMTDPEYADNTYIEPITPAFVERVIAQQAERGNKIDALLATLGGQTALNTAVALYDNGVLDRYNVEMIGADFEAIQRGEDRQRFKDIVAKVGGESARSRVCFTMEEVRETVGELGLPVVVRPSFTMGGLGSGMAYSAEDVDRMAGDGLAASPSANVLIEESIYGWKEFELELMRDHHDNVVVVCSIENFDPMGVHTGDSVTVAPAMTLTDREYQRMRDLGIAILREVGVDTGGCNIQFAINPEDGRLIVIEMNPRVSRSSALASKATGFPIAKIAAKLAIGYTLDEILNDITKETPACFEPTLDYVVVKAPRFAFEKFPGADPTLTTTMKSVGEAMSLGRNFIEALGKVMRSLETGRAGFWTGADPEGSVEEVLERLKTPTDGRVYDIELALRLGASVDEVAAASGVDPWFVEQINGLVALRIELLDAPVLDEELLRKSKHSGLSDRQIAALRPELAGEVGVRALRQRLGIHPVYKTVDTCAAEFEAKTPYHYSSYELDPAAETEVAPQTEKPKVLILGSGPNRIGQGIEFDYSCVHAATTLSDAGFETVMINCNPETVSTDYDTADRLYFEPLTFEDVLEIYYAESASGAGGPGVVGAIVQLGGQTPLGLAERLEKAGVPIVGTSPKAIDLAEDRGAFGEVLNTAGLPAPRFGTATSFEQARRIAADIGYPVLVRPSYVLGGRGMEIVYDEDTLEGYITRATELSPEHPVLVDRFLEDAIEIDVDALCDGSDVYIGGIMEHIEEAGIHSGDSACALPPVTLGRSDIESVRKATEAIAHGIGVVGLLNVQYALKDDVLYVLEANPRASRTVPFVSKATAIPLAKACARIMLGATIAELRDEGVLAATGDGATTPRNAPVAVKEAVLPFHRFRKADGSNIDSLLGPEMKSTGEVMGIDNNFGSAFAKSQTAAYGSLPAQGTVFVSVANRDKRSLVFPVKRLADLGFRVLATGGTAEMLRRNGIPCDEVRKHFEPPGEGRPAVSAVDAIKAGDVDMVINTPYGNSGPRIDGYEIRSAAVAMNIPCVTTVQGASAAVQGIEAGIRDDIGVMSLQELHSALGPA
- the pyrF gene encoding orotidine-5'-phosphate decarboxylase, whose translation is MSASAFGRRLADAISERGPLCPGIDPHPELLTSWGLTTDADGLREFCDICVEVFADFAVVKPQVAFFEAYGAAGYAALEDVIAALRTAGVLVLADAKRGDIGSTMAAYAAAWSGESPLAADAVTASPYLGFGSLQPLLDLAAARGRGVFVLAATSNPEGASVQGALTGDRTVAQSIVDDAAALNAEGAELGSVGVVVGATLSSPPDVSALNGPVLVPGVGAQGGRPEKLRGFAGARPGQLLPAVSREILRAGPDATALREAAERLRDAVAYLA
- the mihF gene encoding integration host factor, actinobacterial type; protein product: MALPQLTDEQRAAALEKAAAARRARAELKDRLKRGGTNLKQVLKDAETDEVLGKMKVSALLEALPKVGKVKAQEIMTELEIAPTRRLRGLGDRQRKALLEKFDFS
- the gmk gene encoding guanylate kinase, translated to MSEGGGPDTHKAPVVVLSGPSAVGKSTVVRCLRERIPELHFSVSVTTRAPRPGEVDGLDYSFISPERFQQLIDDGQLLEWAEIHGGLHRSGTPAEPIRTATSAGHPVLIEVDLAGARAVKKAMPEALTVFLAPPSWEALESRLTGRGTETPEVMNRRLATARAELAAQHDFDRIVVNSQLESACAELVSLLVVPR
- the rpoZ gene encoding DNA-directed RNA polymerase subunit omega, yielding MSTPHADTPLAAVENIDSAHSGYDTPLGITNPPIDELLDRASSKYALVIYAAKRARQINDYYNQLGDGILEYVGPLVEPGLQEKPLSIAMREIHEDLLEHTEGGPEGGER
- the coaBC gene encoding bifunctional phosphopantothenoylcysteine decarboxylase/phosphopantothenate--cysteine ligase CoaBC, which gives rise to MDRKRIIVGVSGGIAAYKACTVVRQLTEAGHVVRVVPTESALRFVGAATFEALSGNPVHTGVWDDVHEVPHVRIGQEADLVVVAPATADLLARAVAGRADDLLTATLLTARCPVLYAPAMHTEMWFHPATVDNVATLRSRGAVVLEPARGRLTGADSGAGRLPEAEEITTLAQLLIERGDALPYDLAGVKVLVSAGGTREPLDPVRFIGNRSSGKQGYAMARVAAQRGADVTLIAGNTAGLIDPAGVEVVHIGSAAQLKDAVSKHAPDAHVLVMAAAVADFRPAHFETNKIKKGASEPTAIELARTDDVLAGAVRARTDGQLPNMRAIVGFAAETGDANGDVLFHARAKLARKGCDLLVVNAVGENRAFEVDSNQGWLLAADGTEAALEHGSKTLMASRIVDAIAAFLHNGGG
- the metK gene encoding methionine adenosyltransferase, which translates into the protein MSEGRLFTSESVTEGHPDKICDAISDSVLDALLADDPKSRVAVETLVTTGQVHVVGEVTTLAKEAFADITNTVRKRILDIGYDSSDKGFDGTTCGVNIGIGAQSPDIAQGVDTAHETRVEGAGDPLDLQGAGDQGLMFGYAIKDTPELMPLPIALAHRLSRRLTEVRKSGVLDYLRPDGKTQVTVQYEGTTPVRLDTVVLSTQHADGIDLEATLAPDIREKVVNTVLGDLAHDTMDTSDYRLLVNPTGKFVLGGPMGDAGLTGRKIIVDTYGGWARHGGGAFSGKDPSKVDRSAAYAMRWVAKNVVAAGLAERIEVQVAYAIGKAAPVGLFVETFGTETVDPDRIEKAITSVFDLRPGAIVRDLELLRPIYAQTAAYGHFGRTDVELPWEQLNKVDELKASV